In the genome of Candidatus Neomarinimicrobiota bacterium, one region contains:
- a CDS encoding branched-chain alpha-keto acid dehydrogenase subunit E2 has product IKDLKIKVGDKVKKGSLIGLLEVSESSKKPKPKNEISATDDKKESLEKITHTPTRPAPEPPEKIVAKEAPIPIGESIHTDNSKVAHASPSVRKFARNLGVNLSFVIGSGNKNRILFEDVENFVKGELTKPRTENMGASFAPIPMPNIDFSEFGKTETKPLSKIKKISGANLHRNWVTAPHVTQFDNADITDLEIFRKSMQKEAEKRGTKLTLIAFLMKACVNALKAYPTFNSSLTPDGDNLILKSYYNIGFACDTPDGLVVPVVKDVQKKDVIDIAKDLKDLSEKARARKLKMEEMQGGCFTISSLGGIGGTKFTPIINCPEVAILGVSRASMQPVFNKNNEDFEARLMLPLSLSYDHRVIDGADGARFTSHLCMMLSDVRRLLL; this is encoded by the coding sequence CATTAAAGACCTAAAGATTAAGGTTGGTGATAAAGTTAAAAAGGGTAGCTTAATAGGTTTGTTGGAAGTGTCTGAATCCTCAAAGAAGCCTAAGCCTAAAAATGAAATATCTGCCACAGACGATAAAAAAGAAAGCCTTGAAAAAATAACGCATACGCCGACGAGGCCTGCCCCTGAGCCACCAGAAAAAATAGTTGCTAAGGAAGCTCCTATTCCTATTGGCGAAAGTATACATACTGATAACAGCAAAGTAGCACATGCAAGTCCATCAGTCAGAAAATTTGCTCGCAATTTAGGCGTTAATCTATCCTTTGTTATAGGTAGTGGAAATAAAAATAGAATTTTATTTGAGGATGTTGAAAATTTTGTTAAGGGTGAGTTAACGAAACCACGAACTGAAAATATGGGTGCAAGTTTTGCTCCCATCCCTATGCCAAATATTGATTTTAGTGAGTTTGGTAAAACTGAAACCAAGCCACTTTCAAAAATTAAAAAAATCTCAGGTGCCAACCTTCATCGTAACTGGGTGACTGCTCCTCATGTGACGCAATTTGATAATGCAGATATTACAGATCTTGAAATTTTCAGAAAATCTATGCAAAAAGAAGCTGAGAAACGTGGGACAAAATTAACACTTATTGCCTTTCTCATGAAGGCCTGTGTCAATGCATTAAAGGCCTACCCTACGTTCAATAGTTCATTGACACCTGATGGTGATAATTTAATTTTAAAGAGCTATTACAATATTGGGTTTGCTTGCGATACACCTGATGGTTTAGTTGTCCCAGTTGTGAAGGATGTTCAAAAGAAAGATGTGATTGATATTGCAAAAGACCTTAAAGATTTATCTGAAAAAGCGAGAGCAAGAAAATTAAAAATGGAAGAAATGCAGGGTGGGTGCTTTACTATTTCAAGTCTAGGTGGAATTGGTGGCACAAAATTCACCCCTATTATTAACTGCCCAGAAGTTGCAATATTGGGTGTTTCACGTGCTTCTATGCAGCCTGTTTTTAATAAAAATAATGAGGATTTTGAAGCTAGATTAATGCTACCACTATCACTTTCATATGATCATCGAGTTATTGATGGTGCGGACGGTGCAAGGTTTACAAGCCACCTCTGTATGATGCTATCTGATGTAAGACGCCTACTCCTCTAA